GCTTCAGGCCGCCCCGGAGCCAGAAGCCGCATTTCTTTGCGACAGCCTCCTTTTCGGCGGCCTTGAACCGGGCATAATAGCGGGTGTTGGGCTTGATCATAATGGGAATTGCCAGGCCTGCCCTGACGAGCTCTTCGTTGAGCATGACATCGTCGGCATAGACATAGGCCAGACGGCGGCCATAGCGGTCCTTTTTCTCGCGGTCGAATTCCAGACGCAGGGTCTTGTTGTGACAGAATTTCAGAGAGAAAAC
The Pseudodesulfovibrio sp. S3 genome window above contains:
- a CDS encoding thermonuclease family protein, giving the protein MIRRNTIFFLCLLCFSLLRPATASALTVRFLSVIDGDSLLIEHKGDAWEIRLIGIDAPEFKQEYGVQAKVFSLKFCHNKTLRLEFDREKKDRYGRRLAYVYADDVMLNEELVRAGLAIPIMIKPNTRYYARFKAAEKEAVAKKCGFWLRGGLKQTPAQWRKSHPGK